A single Cryptococcus deuterogattii R265 chromosome 2, complete sequence DNA region contains:
- a CDS encoding V-type H+-transporting ATPase subunit I: MATNYPSLFRSEEMSLVQLYIPSEVAHDTISELAEMSNFQFKDLNPSLTSFQRSFTPRLRRLAEMARRLRLFRSQITSLSPPLGIPPLASVPPFTTVGPRAQNAYDELEEKLKEHERRLNEMNKSWEELGRRKSELEENKCVLKETAGFFDEAGHRHTEIRTSMEDSSDAAPLLEHAAEYGTLPGETGLSGFDLEFVAGTIDRTRMPTFERILWRVLRGNLYMNYSEIEEPFVDTVSGKETFKDVFIIFAHGQELLAKIRKVAESMGGTLYNIDSSTDKRADALRQVSARLEDVDNVLYNMGQTRRVELSKIAESLEAWTDAVKREEEIYKTLNLLSYDQGRKTLVAEGWCPSRDITAIQLGLRRAMDTAGTSVPAILSELRTHQTPPTFHRTNKFTEGFQTLIDSYGIATYQEVNPGLYAVITFPFLFAVMFGDIGHGILMFLTAAAMIFWEKQIAKNGVNENVETFFFGRYLIVLMGAFSVFTGFMYNDIFSKTLHLWQSGWEWPSNSTGLVEAESTGHIYPFGMDPMWHGSDNALIFNNSYKMKMSIILGVIHMTFAICLQVPNHIHFKKPLNIYAEFIPQMLFFHSIFGYLVICIIYKWSVDWSQSATSPPGLLNMLIYMFLSPGTIEPGTQLYAGQGFIQVILLLIALVCVPWMLALKPYMLWKEHQRIVAQGYQGLQGQDNGGMNGRNSIGAESRAEEEEEVGMAVAESSDEEHPFEMADIIVHQVIHTIEFCLGCISNTASYLRLWALSLAHAQLSEVLWSMTLQLAFDFNGGLVSRAVFLFIMFAVWFGGTIGILCVMEGLSAFLHALRLHWVEANGKHYMAGGYPFTPLSFATIGQEEDV; encoded by the exons ATGGCAACAAATTacccctctctcttcc GCTCGGAGGAGATGTCCCTCGTACAGCTGTACATCCCGTCAGAAGTTGCGCATGACACCATCTCAGAACTCGCAGAGATGAGCAACTTTCAGTTCAAGGAT CTCAACCCTTCGTTGACTTCCTTTCAACGATCTTTTACTCCACGACTGCGTCGTCTCGCCGAAATGGCTCGACGTCTTCGTCTCTTCCGCTCTCAAATCAcatccctctcccctcccctcgGAATACCTCCCCTTGCCTCCGTTCCTCCCTTCACCACTGTAGGCCCACGTGCTCAGAACGCGTACGATgagctggaggaaaagctcaaggaaCACGAGAGGAGGCTAAATGAAATGAACAAGAGTTGGGAAGAGTTGGgtaggaggaagagcgagctggaagagaaCAAGTGTGTTTTAAAGGAAACTGCTGGGTTCTTTGACGAG GCCGGCCATCGACACACTGAGATTCGAACGTCAATGGAGGACAGCAGCGAcgctgctcctcttcttgagcaTGCTGCCGAGTATGGGACACTTCCAGGTGAAACTGGCTTGTCCGGTTTTGATCTCGAATTTGTTGCCGGCACCATTGATCGTACCCGAATGCCCACATTTGAGCGTATTCTATGGCGAGTCTTGAGGGGTAACCTCTACATGAACTACTCTGAAATTGAGGAGCCTTTTGTCGACACTGTTTCTGGAAAGGAGACATTCAAGGATGTTTTCATCATTTTCGCTCACGGTCAAGAGCTCCTCGCCAAGATTCGCAAAGTCGCCGAGTCCATGGGTGGCACTCTCTATAACATTGATTCCTCTACCGACAAGCGAGCCGATGCTCTGCGCCAAGTTTCTGCCCGccttgaagatgttgataaTGTCCTGTACAATATGGGTCAGACCCGACGTGTCGAGCTTAGCAAAATCGCCGAATCCCTCGAGGCGTGGACAGACGCTGTCAAGCGCGAAGAGGAAATCTACAAGACGCTCAACTTGTTGAGCTATGACCAAGGTCGAAAGACCCTTGTCGCTGAAGGCTGGTGTCCATCTCGAGACATCACAGCTATCCAGCTCGGCTTGCGTCGCGCGATGGATACTGCCGGTACTTCTGTCCCTGCTATCCTCTCCGAGCTCCGTACCCACCAGACTCCTCCTACGTTCCACAGGACTAACAAGTTTACTGAAGGTTTCCAGACACTGATCGATTCTTATGGTATTGCCACGTATCAAGAAGTCAACCCGGGTTTGTATGCTGTCATTACATTCCCATTCTTGTTTGCCGTCATGTTTGGCGACATTGGTCACGGTATCTTGATGTTCTTGACTGCTGCGGCGATGATCTtttgggagaagcagaTTGCCAAGAATGGAGTTAACGAGAATGTTGAGACATTCTTCTT CGGTCGATACTTAATCGTTCTCATGGGCGCCTTCTCTGTTTTTACCGGGTTTATGTACAATgacatcttttccaagaCTCTTCACTTGTGGCAATCTGGATGGGAGTGGCCTTCCAATTCTACAGGACTTGTCGAGGCAGAGTCAACAGGACACATTTACCCGTTTGGTATGGACCCCATGTGGCACGGTTCGGATAATGCCTTGATCTTTAACAACTCTTACAAGATGAAAATGTCTATTATCCTTGGTGTCATCCAT ATGACTTTTGCAATCTGTCTCCAAGTGCCAAACCACATCCATTTCAAGAAACCTCTCAACATTTACGCCGAATTTATCCCCCagatgctcttcttccactccatCTTTGGCTACCTCGTTATTTGCATCATCTACAAGTGGTCTGTCGACTGGTCTCAATCTGCGACAAGTCCACCGGGATTGCTCAACATGTTGATTTACATGTTCCTTTCCCCCGGGACGATCGAGCCCGGGACTCAACTATACGCCGGGCAAGGATTTATCCaagtcatccttctcctcattgCGCTTGTCTGTGTCCCGTGGATGCTTGCGTTGAAGCCATATATGCTCTGGAAGGAACATCAGCGTATCGTCGCGCAAGGCTATCAAGGGCTGCAAGGGCAGGATAATGGCGGGATGAATGGACGAAACTCTATTGGTGCGGAAAGTCgggcagaggaagaggaggaagttggaATGGCTGTGGCAGAGAGTTCTGATGAGGAACAT CCATTTGAGATGGCAGATATCATTGTGCATCAGGTCATTCACACGATCGAGTTTTGTCTTGGATGTATCTCGAACAC TGCCTCCTATCTTCGACTCTGGGCGCTTTCCCTTGCGCACGCACAACTGTCAGAGGTGCTCTGGTCCATGACCCTGCAACTTGCGTTTGACTTTAACGGCGGGCTCGTCTCTCGTGCCGtcttcttgttcatcaTGTTTGCGGTATGGTTTGGCGGTACGATCGGTATCTTGTGTGTCATGGAAGGGTTGTCCGCGTTTTTGCACGCTTTGAGGTTGCACTGGGTCGAAGCGAATGGAAAGCATTACATGGCTGGAGGTTAT CCGTTTACCCCGCTTAGCTTTGCTACTATTGGccaagaggaggatgtttAA
- a CDS encoding phosphatidylinositol glycan class A: MWEVIYYLNLTLYTVLLLSISFVAVVIAVVCSLTGRRLNTNYYVARTFYHVAGPILGWKFKVEGEQYLWELSGEHGGGKAGEKGRSMVMVGNHQSFVDILYLGRIFPKHAAIMAKKSLQWIPGLGWFTGVPIVPVVCENYNHLFNGKSHFRRGTLRIKVLPPISTAGLSTADVPKLIEKTRNAMLQTLQEISTPSPATSQTGSPDPLLGRSGRGREEYYTSGSPVPPEGVSSTAEIGAEEEAEAAVEDAVGREEADNGERHAPVFSQNDRGDETMTTAENVQKSSPKRLAIAMVSDFFFPIIGGVEGHIYSLSVELMRRGHKVIVITHSHPDRSGVHYLAPSLKVYYLPYLPITSSASLPNFLLFLPYFRHIILSENIQLIHGHGALSSLAHEAVLHAPLLGVKAVFTDHSLFGFGDAVGVLTNKLLGAALRCVDEVICVSNTGRENTVLRAQLDPSIVSVIPNALEAEHFKPDPSRADPDWITIVVISRLVHRKGIDLLISSAPQICALFPKVRFIVGGDGPKMVELEQMREKYELQGRVELLGRVNPGDVRDVLTKGQIYLSNSLTEAFGISIIEAASAGLFVVATKVGGVPEILPQDMIEFCRADEDDVIRALTHAIHTIQSLRHSPWSAHIRVRDMYSWSCVASRAEIVYLRAMSRPHRETGERMKRYLELGPVFGVVMCCILAVEHYFFWLLEWWNPRDKIQQVVKFQGVERFEDGGKKEEIQVRKEQ; encoded by the exons ATGTGGGAGGTCATATactacctcaatctcacTCTCTACACCGtactcctcctctccatctccttcgtcGCAGTTGTCATCGCCGTAGTATGCTCACTTACAGGCCGCAGACTCAACACAAACTACTATGTAGCCCGTACCTTTTATCACGTGGCAGGCCCCATACTCGGATGGAAATTCAAGGTCGAAGGAGAGCAGTATCTCTGGGAGCTTAGCGGAGAGCACGGCGGCGGGAAGGCGGGCGAAAAGGGTAGGAGTATGGTCATGGTCGGCAATCATCAGAG CTTCGTCGACATTCTTTATTTGGGAAGAATCTTCCCCAAGCATGCCGCTATCATGGCTAAAAAATCCCTTCAGTGGATTCCAGGGCTTGGATGGTTTA CTGGCGTACCTATCGTTCCTGTCGTCTGCGAGAACTACAACCATCTTTTCAACGGCAAATCTCACTTCCGTCGCGGAACGCTTCGCATCAAAG TTCTGCCCCCTATCTCGACCGCTGGCCTCAGCACCGCTGATGTACCCAAGCTTATCGAAAAGACGCGGAATGCCATGCTTCAGACTCTTCAAGAAATCTCCACGCCATCCCCAGCTACATCTCAGACCGGTTCACCTGACCCTTTACTGGGCAGGTCAGGGcggggaagagaagagtatTATACTTCAGGCTCGCCTGTGCCTCCCGAGGGCGTATCATCCACAGCTGAAATAGgcgcagaagaagaagccgaggCTGCCGTAGAGGACGCTGTCGGTCGAGAGGAAGCCGACAATGGAGAGAGGCACGCACCTGTCTTTAGTCAAAACGATAGAGGGGATGAGACCATGACGACTGCCGAAAACGTTCAAAAGAGTTCGCCTAAGCGATTAGCTATAGC GATGGTTTCggatttctttttcccgaTCATTGGTGGTGTCGAAGGACATATATACTCTCTAAGTGTGGAACTGATGCGCCGTGGGCATAAA GTTATCGTGATAACACATTCCCACCCGGATCGATCAGGGGTCCATTACCTTGCGCCTTCACTCAAAGTCTACTATCTTCCCTACCTTCCTATCACCTCCTCCGCATCACTGCCgaatttccttctttttctacCATATTTTCGCCACATTATTCTCTCTGAAAACATTCAACTCATTCATGGTCACGGCGCGCTCTCAAGTCTTGCTCATGAGGCTGTGCTTCATGCACCATTACTGGGAGTCAAGGCTGTTTTTACCGACCACAGTCTATTTGGATTCGGAGATGCAGTAGGGGTGTTGACAAACAAACTGTTGGGCGCTGCCTTGAGATGTGTCGACGAGGTTATCTGCGTCAGCAATACAGG acgagaaaaCACTGTGCTGAGAGCTCAGCTTGATCCTTCTATCGTGTCAGTCATACCTAATGCTCTTGAAGCAGAACATTTCAAGCCAGACCCTTCTCGTGCTGATCCCGATTGGA TTACAATAGTAGTCATTTCTCGTTTAGTCCATCGCAAAGGAATAGACCTTCTCATTTCTTCTGCACCTCAAATATGTGCGCTCTTCCCAAAAGTTCGTTTCATCGTCGGCGGAGATGGGCCCAAGATGGTGGAGTTGGAGcagatgagagagaagtATGAGCTTCAAGGAAGAGTTGAGCTGCTGGGTCGAGTAAATCCAGGAGATGTTCGTGAT gttCTCACAAAGGGTCAGATATACTTGAGCAACTCTTTGACAGAAGCTTTTGGTATTTCCATCATCGAAGCAGCGTCTGCAGGGCTTTTCGTAGTCGCAACCAAGGTCGGAGGCGTACCTGAAATTCTACCACAAGACATGATAGAATTTTGTCGGGCGGACGAGGATG ATGTCATTCGAGCGCTCACTCATGCGATCCACACCATACAATCCTTAAGGCACTCACCATGGTCAGCTCATATCCGAGTACGTGACATGTACTCTTGGTCGTGTGTCGCCTCCCGGGCAGAAATTGTTTATCTGCGAGCGATGTCTCGACCTCACAGAGAAACAGgtgagaggatgaagaggtaTCTGGAACTCGGCCCAGTATTTGGGGTTGTGATGTGTTGTATACTGGCTGTTGAACATTATTTTTTCTGGCTTCTCGAATGGTGGAATCCCCGGGACAAAATCCAACAAGTGGTCAAGTTTCAAGGTGTTGAAAGGTTCGAGGATGGcgggaagaaagaggagatacAAGTCAGGAAAGAACAATAA
- a CDS encoding allantoicase: protein MPAPHQIPLEEFDSSIKSNYVEVSSAALGGEVVACSDDFFASRHNLIKATPSVSMKGQFGPNGALYDGWESRRHNPAYDWVIIRLATPLTSLHYVDIDTSHFNGNEAPQSQVFALSLPSDGSTPKWTQGNPGWVEVLPVVDLGPNSRHIFEVGKTGKEGKWGAVMVNMMPDGGMARFRAYGLPQAPSLPKSLPANYQSLEPTNLLSPLIGGRIISCSDAQFSPPGNLLLPGRGVDMSDGWETKRSQEKRGKYAPGGPLAGQERKEWAVAKLGVPGIVRWVEVDTAFHPGNYPMACAVEATLSADEDLSTASWTTIVRKTPCGAHRQHYLPLEPNVPPTKVFSHIRYSVFPDGGTKRVRIFGHPLDPTSPDAQGAVEKAKLEPMIIPALPLTPEAFKPYGQVVQGFSLPTSAPKGIHVNIANQGTAFKFHRLAKPAESYAPGLLQKGGIHVGAVKASSKMDIKNGKRIKVELLERHRHTSQAFMPMGAEPGKEGKQGAFVVVAALNGPDDKPDLSTVRAFLATAAQGVSYDEGIWHHSLLTVGGDLNYAIVEAQMSVPNEIRDCEKVVPPSELHVEVPPYPFAQSSTASISATPVVGHQTNGVLPSLASFLPGKALKPVPITPENFAPFGHLITTTPSSSHTDTERAPDGLTVKHNRLAPVISTYPKETGAVTGIAVFRATKKVGLERGKVFDVRYMERHPYTSQTFVPMGKGEWPGHGEAALPPGGEFLVIVAKNGPDDRPDPSTLQSFLLPAHQGLSYSPGTWHHPVLVLDSTLDLMCVETQIATGVHDTDGRDCELLSWEGEKVFGRVAVPE from the exons ATGCCCGCCCCACACCAGATTCCACTGGAAGAGTTTGACTCTAGTATTAAGTCCAACTATGTCG AGgtctcttctgctgcccTCGGCGGTGAGGTTGTTGCATGCTCAGACGATTTCTTTGCCTCTCGTCACAACTTAATCAAGGCCACT CCGTCTGTATCCATGAAAGGTCAATTCGGGCCGAATGGTGCGCTTTACGACGGTTGGGAATCAAGGAGACATAATCCTGCTTACGATTG GGTCATTATCCGCCTCGCTACCCCTCTCACCTCATTGCATTACGTTGACATTGACACTTCTCACTTCAATGGTAACGAAGCCCCCCAGTCCCAAGTGTTTGCTCTTTCGTTGCCCTCTGACGGATCCACTCCAAAGTGGACCCAGGGTAATCCTGGTTGGGTCGAAGTCCTGCCAGTGGTAGATTTAGGACCGAATAGCAGACATATCTTCGAAGTTGGTAAAACAGGCAAGGAGGGGAAATGGGGCGCCGTGATGGTTAATATGATGCCGGATGGTGGAATG GCTCGATTCAGAGCTTACGGTCTCCCGCAAgccccttctctcccaaaGTCTCTTCCGGCCAACTATCAGTCGCTCGAACCCACCAACCTGCTATCTCCTCTCATTGGCGGTCGCATCATTTCATGCTCTGATGCTCAGTTCTCTCCTCCAGGcaaccttctcctccctgGTCGTGGAGTGGACATGTCTGATGGGTGGGAAACTAAACGTAGccaggagaagaggggcaAGTACGCACCCGGCGGCCCTCTAGCTGGccaagaaaggaaagaatgggcGGTAGCGAAGTTGGGTGTCCCAGGTATTGTGCGATGGGTTGAGGTGGACACCGCATTCCATCCCGGTAATTACCCCATG GCTTGTGCAGTCGAGGCAACACTTTCCGCGGATGAAGACCTCTCAACTGCATCGTGGACCACTATTGTCCGTAAAACCCCTTGCGGAGCCCATCGTCAGCATTACCTCCCCCTCGAGCCCAACGTCCCTCCCACTAAGGTGTTTTCCCACATTCGATACTCGGTGTTCCCTGATGGCGGCACTAAGCGTGTCAGGATCTTCGGCCACCCTCTCGATCCTACCTCTCCTGACGCCCAAGGGGCTGTAGAAAAAGCCAAGCTTGAGCCTATGATCATTCCCGCTCTGCCCCTTACCCCGGAGGCTTTCAAGCCTTATGGTCAAGTTGTTCAAggcttttccttgcccaCTTCTGCACCCAAGGGTATCCACGTCAACATTGCGAATCAAGGTACAGCGTTCAAATTCCACCGCCTTGCTAAACCGGCCGAATCCTATGCTCCcggccttcttcaaaaaggCGGAATTCATGTTGGCGCGGTCAAGGCTAGCAGCAAGATGGATATCaaaaatgggaagaggatcaaAGTTGAACTCTTGGAAAGACACCGACATACATCCCAGGCCTTTATGCCCATGGGAGCCGAACCtgggaaggagggcaaACAGGGCGCATTCGTAGTGGTTGCAGCTCTGAATGGACCTGACGATAAGCCCGACCTTAGTACAGTCCGCGCATTCTTGGCCACGGCGGCTCAGGGCGTCAGCTATGATGAGGGTATTTGGC ATCACTCTTTATTGACCGTTGGCGGA GATCTCAACTATGCCATTGTTGAAGCGCAAATGTCTGTCCCCAATGAGATCCGAGACTGCGAAAAGGTCGTTCCGCCATCCGAGCTTCATGTCGAAGTTCCTCCATACCCTTTCGCTCAGTCTTCTACcgcttccatctctgccaCACCCGTTGTTGGTCACCAGACAAACGgtgttcttccttccctaGCTTCCTTTTTGCCTGGAAAGGCTCTTAAGCCAGTGCCCATCACTCCTGAGAACTTTGCGCCTTTTGGTCATTTGATCACAACAaccccttcatcttcccataCTGACACCGAGCGTGCTCCTGATGGATTGACAGTTAAGCACAACCGTCTGGCACCTGTAATCTCTACTTATCCCAAGGAGACTGGTGCAGTCACTGGGATTGCTGTGTTTAGGGCTACGAAGAAAGTTGGGTTGGAAAGGGGTAAAGTTTTTGATGTGCGATACATGGAAAGGCACCCTTATACCAGTCAGACGTTCGTTCCCATGGGCAAGGGCGAG TGGCCCGGTCATGGCGAAGCTGCACTTCCCCCCGGAGGCGAGTTCCTTGTCATTGTTGCCAAGAACGGCCCGGACGACCGCCCTGACCCGTCTACCCTtcaatctttccttcttccggcTCACCAAGGCCTTTCTTACTCGCCGGGAACATGGCACCATCCAGTCTTGGTGTTGGACTCAACATTGGATCTCATGTGTGTTGAGACTCAGATTGCTACTGGTGTGCATGATAcggatggaagggattgcGAACTTTTGAGCTGGGAGGGTGAAAAAGTGTTTGGTAGGGTCGCCGTACCCGAGTGA